ATTTACAGGTCCTTTAGTGTTAGCCTGCATTTACGCAGACGAAAGCACAATCAACAAACTGATAGAACTGCAGGTAAAAGACTCAAAAAAACTCACCAAAAGCAGAATCCTGAAATTAGCCGATGAAATTAGAAAGGTCTGCCACGGAGCGGTTTCTGTAATAACGCCGCAGAAATACAACGAACTTTACGAAAAGCACAAAAACGCTAACAGACTTATGGAAGAAGCCTACTTAAAGCTCATAGACAAACTACTCAAAAAGTTCAAAACAGAAAAGATAGTTGTTGACAGGTTCAGTAGAACGCTTGAAAAGAAGCTAAAAGAAATTTTCCCCGACAAAGAAATAGAAGTTATTCCAAGAGCCGATGAAAAAGACATAGTAGTTGCAGCAGCTTCAATCGTTGCAAAGGCAGAAAGGTTAAAGTTTATGGAAAAACTATCTGAAGAAGCCGGCTTCACTCTGCCGGAAGGAAACTTGAAAAACAGAGAACTTTTAGAAAAAATCCCCCCACACCTCCACCACAAATTTTTCAAAACACACTTTAACGTAGGAGAAAAGGATGAACGGTAAAAAGGTAGCAGCAGTAATACTGGCGGTTTTCTTTCTGTCGGTAATCTCTCTTTTAGCCGCTTTAAAGGTAAGCAACCTCTCTTTTGGCGGAAAAATAGCGATAGTCAAAGTTGAAGGCGTGATAAAGTCAACAGAACCCTACATAAACATTTTAGATAGGCTGGAAAAAGACAAAAGCGTCAAAGCCATAGTTTTAAGAGTAAACTCGCCCGGCGGAGTAGTAGGAGCGTGCCAGGAAATCCACGACAAAGTTGCAGAAATTACCAAAAAAAAGCCGGTAGTAGTGTCAATGGGTTCAATCGCAGCTTCCGGCGGACTCTACATATCCGTTCCGGCAACGAAAATCGTCGCAGACCCGGGAACGATAACCGGAAGCATCGGCGTAATTTTGCAGAGCTACAACCTGAAAAAGTTGGCAGACAAGGTGGGAATAAGAGTGATAACGGTAAAAAGCGGAAAGTATAAAGACCTTTTAAATCCATTCAGAAATCCTACCAGAGGTGAGCTAAAAATCCTTCAACAGCTTATAAACGATTCTTACAACCAGTTCGTAAAAGCAGTAGCAGAAGGCAGGCACCTACCGATAGAAAAAGTGAAAAAGTTTGCAGACGGTAGAGTATTTTCAGGCGAAAGAGCAAAGAAGTTAGGCATCGTTGACGAGTTAGGCGGGTTAGAAAAGGCGGTAGAAGTTGCCAAAAAGCTTTCCCGCTCACCGCACGCAAAGGTTTTCGTTGCAACGCCTAAAGAAACGCTCCTGCAAAAGCTTTTCGGAGAAAAGAGCCAGTCAATCGTCAACACCGCTGCCAAACTGCTCAAAGGAGAAACAACCGAAACGGAATTAATGTATCTCTTTCAGTAAGTAGTTGCTATAATTTGCCAAACACTGGCGGGGAGTAGTCCAATGAAGGTATTAGTTGTTGGCTCTGGCGGAAGAGAGCACGCAATTGTGTGGAAGGTAGCTCAAAGCCCATACGTTGAAAAGATATACTGCGCACCGGGTAATCCGGGAATAGGTCAACTGGCAGAGTGCGTTGACATAAAACCAACAGACATTAAAAAACTTGCAGACTTTGCAGAAGAAAAAGGCGTAAATTTAACAATTGTAGGTCCTGAAGCACCTTTAGTTGAAGGAATTGTTGATGAGTTTGAAAAGAGGGGGTTGAGGATTTTCGGCCCTTCAAAAGATGCAGCACGCCTTGAAGGTAGCAAGGTATTTTCAAAAGAGATGATGAAAAAGTGGGGCGTTCCGACGGCAGACTTTAAAGTGTTTGACAATCCCGAAGAAGCAAAAGCTTACATAAAAGAAAAGGGAGCGCCGATAGTTGTAAAAGCCGACGGACTTGCAGCAGGTAAAGGCGTAACGGTAGCAAAAACAGTAGAAGAAGCCCTTGAAGCCGTTGACAGAATAATGGTTGAGAAAGTTTTTGGAGACGCTGGCAACAGAGTTGTAATAGAAGACTGTCTTGAAGGTGAAGAAGCTTCTTACTTAGTAGTAACAGATGGAGAAAACTTTATTCCCCTTGCCACAGCGCAAGACCACAAAGCAGTATTTGACGGAGACAGAGGACCAAACACCGGTGGAATGGGAGCCTACTCTCCAGCCCCAGTTCTTTCAGAAGAGATGGAAAAGGAAGTTCAGGAAAAAGTTATAAAGCCAATATTAAAAGGTATGAAAGAAGAAGGCTACCCGTTTAAAGGAATACTTTACGCTGGCCTTATGATAACGAAAGATGGAATTAAAGTTCTTGAGTTTAACGTCAGGTTTGGAGACCCGGAAGCTCAGGCGATTTTAAGGCGACTGAAAACCGACTTAGTAGAAGTCTGCACAAGCGTTATAAACGGCAAGTTAGTTGAAAAGTTAGAATGGATACCGGAAACTTCCATATGCGTTGTTTTAGCGTCAAAAGGCTACCCCGGTAAATACGAAAAAGGCAAAGAGATAACCGGAATAGAAGAAGCAGAAAAGTTAGACAGCGTCGTTGTTTTCCATGCAGGAACAGCCGTTAAAGACGGAAAATTAGTAACAAACGGCGGAAGGGTTCTAAACGTTACCGCTTTAGGTAAAGACATAGTAGAAGCAAGAGAAAACGTTTATAAAGCAGTGGAAAAAATCCACTTTGACGGCATGCATTACAGAAAAGACATAGGCGAAAAAGCTCTAAAAAGAATATCCCAGTAATTTTAATTCTCTGAAAAGTTCAAGCAGTTCACGGGGCGGAATTTCCTCCGCCCTTTTATCAATCAAATTTTTAACTTCTTCAGCTCCATTAAACTTTTTTAGCCCTAAATTTTTCTTTAACTTTTTTCTCCTGTGAGAAAAAGCTTTTTTTAAAAACCTTTCAAATTCCAGCAGTTCTTCTTCCTTCATGTCAAAACTTTTTGGCTCCATTAAAAATACCGTTGACATAACCTTTGGAGGTGGCTGAAAAGCCCCGGGCGGAACGTCAAAAAGCTTCTTG
This region of Desulfurobacterium pacificum genomic DNA includes:
- the sppA gene encoding signal peptide peptidase SppA, which gives rise to MNGKKVAAVILAVFFLSVISLLAALKVSNLSFGGKIAIVKVEGVIKSTEPYINILDRLEKDKSVKAIVLRVNSPGGVVGACQEIHDKVAEITKKKPVVVSMGSIAASGGLYISVPATKIVADPGTITGSIGVILQSYNLKKLADKVGIRVITVKSGKYKDLLNPFRNPTRGELKILQQLINDSYNQFVKAVAEGRHLPIEKVKKFADGRVFSGERAKKLGIVDELGGLEKAVEVAKKLSRSPHAKVFVATPKETLLQKLFGEKSQSIVNTAAKLLKGETTETELMYLFQ
- the purD gene encoding phosphoribosylamine--glycine ligase is translated as MKVLVVGSGGREHAIVWKVAQSPYVEKIYCAPGNPGIGQLAECVDIKPTDIKKLADFAEEKGVNLTIVGPEAPLVEGIVDEFEKRGLRIFGPSKDAARLEGSKVFSKEMMKKWGVPTADFKVFDNPEEAKAYIKEKGAPIVVKADGLAAGKGVTVAKTVEEALEAVDRIMVEKVFGDAGNRVVIEDCLEGEEASYLVVTDGENFIPLATAQDHKAVFDGDRGPNTGGMGAYSPAPVLSEEMEKEVQEKVIKPILKGMKEEGYPFKGILYAGLMITKDGIKVLEFNVRFGDPEAQAILRRLKTDLVEVCTSVINGKLVEKLEWIPETSICVVLASKGYPGKYEKGKEITGIEEAEKLDSVVVFHAGTAVKDGKLVTNGGRVLNVTALGKDIVEARENVYKAVEKIHFDGMHYRKDIGEKALKRISQ
- the rnhC gene encoding ribonuclease HIII: MKLEKEKLPKLIEELKKLGAKEENPPPHALSRLRLDNSIVTIYKSGSIVFGGKETEEAKKLVAFLVSRETDRTPRIGCDEAGKGEFTGPLVLACIYADESTINKLIELQVKDSKKLTKSRILKLADEIRKVCHGAVSVITPQKYNELYEKHKNANRLMEEAYLKLIDKLLKKFKTEKIVVDRFSRTLEKKLKEIFPDKEIEVIPRADEKDIVVAAASIVAKAERLKFMEKLSEEAGFTLPEGNLKNRELLEKIPPHLHHKFFKTHFNVGEKDER